Sequence from the Kribbella aluminosa genome:
GTCGCCGGAGAACACCTGGCCGACGTGCACGTTCAGCCCGGCCGCCTCGGCCGCGTCGACAGCAGCGCGGAGCAGCTTGTAGTCGGCGGTCGGCGCGTAGTCGATGCCGTGGAAGCGCAGCCGGTTCATCTGCGAGTCGGTGCTCGCGGACATCGCCACGATCACGTCCCGGACCCGGACCGCCTCGGTGAGCGCGCCGCAGGTACCGACCCGGATCAGCGTCTGGACGTCGTAGGACTCGAACAGCTCGTTCGCGTAGATGGACGCGGACGGCTGGCCCATGCCGGAGCCCTGGACGGAGATGCGCTCACCCTTGTAGGTGCCGGTGAACCCGAACATGCTGCGGATCTCGGTGTAGCAGATCACGTCCGACAGGTAGGTCTCCGCGATCCATTTGGCCCGCAGCGGGTCCCCCGGAAACAGCACCCGCGGTGCGATCTGCCCCTTCTCGGCGGCGATGTGAATACTCATGCCGGGATGCTCTCACGGTGCCGGGGTAGGTTGTGCGACGTGGCCTACTCCATTGCACCTGGCTCCCTGACCCTGTCCCGCTCGGTCCTGGACCGTGCCGCCGACCGCAGGCGGGACGCGGATTGGCTGGAGAAGGCCTGGGCTGCCACTGACACCCAGGTGGTCGCCGTGGCCGGTGACAGGGTGCAAGTGACCGACGACCGGACCGCCCTGCGCTTCGTACGTCCGTCCGAGGCGCCGGACGGGCTCCGTGTGTTCTTGGGCATCGACCGCGTGTCCGGTGCCGGTATGACGGCGGACGGCCGGGCCGTGTTCGCCGTACTGGTCGAGGGCGAGGCAGACGAGTCGTACGCCGGGCTGCGTGAGATCGGCGGCGTACTGGACGACCGGGAGGCCGGAGCCGCAGTCCACGTGATCGGGCTGGCCAACTGGCACGCCGTGAACACGCACTGCGCCAACTGCGGTGAGCACACCGAGATCATCGACGCGGGTCACGTCCGGCAGTGTCCAGCCTGCGGTATGTCGCACTTCCCGCGCAGCGACCCGGCGATCATCGTGCTGGTCACCGACGACCAGGACCGTGCCCTGCTCGGCCGCAACGAGAAGTGGCCGGAGGGGCAGTACTCCACGCTGGCCGGCTTCGTGGAGCCTGGTGAGTCGCTGGAGGGCGCCGTACGCCGTGAGGTGCTCGAGGAGAGCGGCGTGATCGTCGGGCCCGAGGTGGAGTACGCCGGCAGCCAGCCCTGGCCGCTGCCGGCCAGCCTGATGCTCGGGTTCTACGCGAAGGCGTCGAGCTTCGACATCGAGGTGGACGGCGACGAGATCTCGGATGCGCGATGGTTCACCCGGGAGGACCTCCGCGCGCTGATCGAAGCCGGCACGATGCGCCTCCCGGGCGCCATTTCGATCTCCCGCCGCCTCATCGAGGGCTGGTACGGCGAGAGCCTCGGCTGACTACTTCCCCACGTCGGACCGGGCCGCGGCGACCAGAATCAGCACGCCCTCCCAGCGCTGGATCGACCCGTCCGCCTCGAGCTGACGGACCTTCCGGTCGACAGCCAGCACGTACGCGCCGTGGTTGGGCCAGCTGGCCGTCGCACTCGGCAGTACGTCGGTCAACGTGCAGCCGTACGTCAGGAATCGGTTCTGCACGTGGCTGTCGATGTTGCCGGTCCACACCGTCGGCCGTACGTCGGACTGCGGACACGGGTCCGCGGGCGGGGTGTACGACGCCAGGTTGGTCGGGTTGATGTAACCGTCCGGACGCAGCAGCGTGTAGTAGGTGCCGTTCGGCGTCTGGGTGAGCCGGTTGAGGCCGTGGTCGCGCAGGATCGTCGCATGCCCGCTGAGGATGTCCAGAACGAACAGCCGTCCACCTGTCACGCCGTACAGGTACCCGTCGCGCCAAGAGAGCGCGCCGTCCTGTGAACCGGTCGCTCCGCTGAACACCGGCAGCTGCCGCTGCACTGCGCCCGTGGCTGGGTCGACGGCGAACACGATGCCGTCAGCCAGACCCCACACGTTGCCGTCCGGCCCGGTGATCAGCTCGTTGATGCTGGCGGCACCTGGCACCGGTACGACGTCAGTGAGCACCTGTCCCGTTGCTGGATCCACTTTGACCAGGTGCGCCTCGGTGGCCTTCGGGTCGGTGCCCTGGCCGCCCTCGATGCTGGAGCCGAGCCAGACGTCGTTCCCGTCCGGAACGATCGACGCGATCGTCTGGTCGGTCACGAGGTTCCGGTAGACGGTGTGGCTGCCTGTCGGTACGTCGTACACGGTCAGCGCGCCGCCGTACTCGCCGTACGCCGGTGTTGTGCCGACGTACACGTGGTCGCCGTCGGGTACTACGGCGACCGGCCTGTTCTGGTGGTCGCTGTCGACGAGGCTGAACAGCTCCTTCGGGTTGGTGGGGCTGTCCGGTTGCGTCGGGTCCCAGAGCGAGAGCCGTCCGTACGGGTAGATGCCGACGTACATCTTGCCGTGGCCGTCCCAGGCCCAGCCCTCCACCTGGCCTTGGCGGGTAGTCACAGTGGACTTACCGGTTGCCGGGTCGTAGATGGCGGTAGAGCCGTTCAGGTAGACGTTGACGAACACCTTCCCCGTGCTGGGGTCGGCCAGCTCGTGCATGAGCGGAGAGGGCACGTACTGGAACGGGGAGCTCCACTGCGCGAGTGTTCCGTCCGCAGGGTTGTAGCGGAACGTCCCACCGGAGTAGTTCCCTGCCAGGCCGTAGAGGACGGGTACGCCGTTCTCCGTCACCCAGCCGTACCCGATGGATGCTCCACGGGTCAGAGTGCGTGCCGGTGTCACCGGACCGACCGTGTTGGTGTCCAGGTCGTAGTGCGTGAGGGCCAGCTTGTTGTCTGTGAAGTAGACGCCGCCTGGTCCGGCCGCGGACACACCACGGGCCGCGATCGGGTAGTCCATCACCTGCTGGCCCGTGGTCGCGTCGGTGTACTTGACCTGCTCCCCGGTCACCGCGTCCACCACGACCAGGCGGCTGCTGGCGTTGGCGAACACCTTCCCGCCCGCGTAGTCGAGGTCGATGAAGTCCTTCGCCGTCGTACCCGGGGGCGTGATGTCCTCGACCGCCTTGGTGGCTACGTCGATCCGGAGCAGCCGGGCGTTCGGAGTGGAGACTCCGACGAACAGCTTGTTGTGGTCGGGGTCGTAGACGGTGGACCGCGCGTACTGCTGCACCGGGTCCAGTGAGCCGTAGTCGGTGACCTCACCGGTCGCCGGGTCGTACTTGAAGGCATGGGCGTTCGGGTACGTCCCGGCGTACACGTTGCCCGCTGGGTCCGACGTGAGGCCGTAGATCTGGGACTGGCCCGGGATCGGCTGCCCGAGGTCGGTCACCTCGCCAGTGGCCGGGCTGTAGCGGTACAGGTGAGCGTTGGCGTACGTACCGAGGTACACGTCGCCGTTTGGCACCACGACAATCGCCCAGCCGCCCGCGGCTCCCGGCAGCGGGACGGTGCGCAGCAGTTGGCGCGAATGCAGGTCGACGACGTTCAGCTGGGCGTTCTCACCGGCCGGCACGGCGTACACGACGTCGCGGCCGTCCGGCGTGTGGCCGACGGCGCCCTCCATGATCGTCAGCGAGCTGACGGGCGAGCCGAGGTCCTTGATGACGTCGGTGGACGGCCCGAACGGTTTGGTCGCCGGGCCGAGCGGCCAGTTCTCCGAGGGGAACGGATCAGGCAGATCCCCCGGCGGGGCCGCCGTGGCACGCAGCCCGCCCATGGCGAGCAGGCCGAGCGCGGCGGCGAAGGTGATCAACGCATGGCGGAATTGACGGCGCGAGAACATGGGCGGACTCCCTGCGACGTGGTTCATCGCAAGGTATAACGGTCATGACCGTAAAGTCCATAACCCAGGAATTATGGCCTGCGGCCGTAATTACGCGGCGAGCTTCTCCGCGACCTGGGCCAGCGACGGGTTGGTCATCGCGGTGCCGTCCGGGAAGACCACCGTCGGCACCGTCTGGTTGCCGTTGTTGACCTGCTCGACGATCTTCGCCGCCTCCGGGACCTGCTCGATGTCGACCTCGGTGAACTCGATGCCGGCTCGCTTGAGCTGGCCCTTCAGGCGGAGGCAGTAGCCGCACCACGGGGTCGAGTACATCGTGAAAGCAGCCATGTGGCCGACTCCTTGGGCTGGAGGGGAATTTGTCGGGCGTCCCGTCTAGGGTTGCCTTCGACGTATCCGAACCACGCCGTAGGTGGTGCTTGTTCCCGCATGTCCCAGCCAGTGAGCGAATTCACACGATCGGCCTCCGCCGAGGACCTCCTGGAGGCTCTCGACCCGGAGCAGCGGGCGGTCGCGACCGCCCTGCACGGGTCGGTCGTGGTGATGGCCGGCGCGGGCACCGGGAAGACCCGGGCGATCACGCACCGGATCGCGTACGGCGTGCGGACCGGGACGTTCGACCCGGTCCGGGTGCTCGCGGTGACGTTCACGCAGCGGGCGGCGGGGGAGATGCGCGGGCGGCTCGCCCAGCTCGGCGTCCAGGGCGTACAGGCCCGCACGTTCCACTCCGCGGCGCTCCGCCAGGCGCGGTTCTTCTGGCCGAAGGTGTACGGCGGGGAGCTGCCGCCGATCGTGGACCGGAAGTTCCCGCTGCTGACCGAGGCCGCGTCGCGCTGCCGGATCCGCGTCGACACGCCGGCGCTGCGCGACCTCGCCGGTGAGGTCGAGTGGGCCAAGGTGAGCAACGTCCGCCCGGACGACTACGCGAAGGTCGCGCCCCGGTCGGGGCGGACGCTCGCGGCCTTCGACCCGGCGACGATCGCCCGGGTGTTCGCGGCGTACGAGGACGTCAAGATGGAGCGCGGGCGGATCGACCTGGAGGACGTGCTGCTCTGTGCGGTCGCGCTGCTCGCGGAGGACGAGCGGGTGGCGGCGGAGATCCGCCGGCAGTACCGCACGTTCGTCGTGGACGAGTACCAGGACGTCTCGCCACTGCAGCAGAGCCTGCTCGACCTGTGGCTGGGCGGCCGCGAGGACGTCTGCGTGGTCGGCGACCCGGCGCAGACCATCTACTCGTGGGCCGGTGCCGAGCCGGAGAACCTGGTGCGTTTCGCCTCCCGGCACCCGTCGGCGACCCTGATCAAACTGGTCCGCGACTACCGGTCGACGCCGCAGATCGTGGAGGTGGCGAACAAGATCCTCGACGCGGCCGGCCCGACCGGGCTGCCGGGGCGGGTGACGTTGCGCTCGCAGAAGGAGGCCGGCCCGGTCCCGGTGTACCGGGAGTACTCCGACGAGGTCGCGGAGGCGGACGCGGTCGCGCGCGCCGTCGTTCGGCTGCAGGACGAGGGCGTGGCGCTGCGGGACATCGCCGTACTGTTCCGGACCAACGCGCAGTCGGAGAACTTCGAGCAGGCGCTGGCCGAGCGGAAGATCCCGACCGTACTGAAAGGCGCGGAGCGGTTCTTCGAGCGGGCCGAGATCCGGCAGGCCGCCGTACTGCTGCGCGGGCAGGTGAAGGCCGGGGACGCCTCGGACGAACTGCTGTCGACGGTGACCGGGGTGCTGGCCGGAGCCGGCTGGACCGCGGAGCCGCCGACCGGGACGGGCGCGGTGCGGGACCGGTGGGAGTCGCTGAGCGCACTGGTGACGATGACCTCCGACTTCGCCGCCGCCAACCCGGAGGCGCGGCTGCCTGAACTGATGGCGGAGCTCGACCGGCGGGCGACGATCCAGCACGCGCCGCTGGCCGAGGGCGTCACGCTGGCGACACTGCACGCGGCGAAGGGCCTCGAGTGGGAGTGCGTCTTCATCGTCGGGGCGCACGAGGGGACGCTGCCGATCAGCTACGCCCAGACGCCGTCCCAGGTGGAGGAGGAGCGGCGGCTGTTCTACGTCGGCGTGACGCGCGCGAAGCAGCAGCTGTTCGTCAGCTGGTCGACCTCCCGCTCGCCGGGCGGCCGCGGGACCCGCGGGCCGACCCGGTTCCTGGACCCGATCGGCGTCCGTACGGCGCGCTCCGAGTGGACCCCGTCCACGTCGGTCGGCTGGGAGCGCCCGGCGCGGTCGGTGCGCTCCGACCGGCCGATCCCGAAGTGCCGGGTGTGCGGCAAGGGCCTCCTCGAGCCGGGGGCCCGCAAGCTCGGCCGTTGCGAGGACTGTCCGTCCACGATCGACCAGAAGCTGTACGACGCGCTGATCGAGTGGCGCACCGGGCAGGCGGAGTCCGAGAAGATGCCGGCATTCGTGATCCTCACCGACGCCACGCTCACCGCGATCGCCGAGACCCGCCCGGCCGACGCCCAGGCGCTCCGCCAGATCCCGGGGATCGGCCACACCAAGATCACGAAGTACGGCGAGCACATCATCAATCTCTGCACCCGCTGACCGGCGTCCCCTCCGCCTACGCCGTCCAGCCGACCCTCTACCTGCCCGCTGGCCCACCGCGGAGCGAGCTGTTCGTCGAGTCGTGGGATCCGACAACGCTCACACCTGCGTCCGGAGAGCCCCAATTGAGGGGTTAACCACCGAGGTTGCCCGTTCGCCACCTTCATGCAGTCCGTGAACGGGCAATCTCAGTGGTTAACCCCTGAAACGAGCCGCGGGCCGGAACGGCATGTTCGGGAAACCTGTTGCCGGGTACGAGATGCCCGGCGCATGCTGGAGGACAGGCCGTGTTCTGCTCCTGGCAGACGTGGCAGTTAGGTGACAGAGGCAACGATCCCGGAGCGTGCGGACGGCGTCCCGGAGCGTGCCGGAGGCGTCCAGGATGTGATGCGAACCTGTCGCAGCAGCCAGATTCGGCCGCGGCGGCGGCAACTTCCGGCCAACTTCGCGAACTGGCGTTAAATAGTTTGCGGGCTCCGACATGGTCGGCGTACTGTTCTTTCTGCGGTCGAAGCCTGGCCGAAAACTTCAAACCACCATAGCGATCGAGCTAACCGCCCGCTTCGCCACAACGAGAGGAGGTGCCTTGGAAATGATTACCAACACGGTCAAGAAGCCGTTCAGCGACGCTGCCGCGCTGCCGTGCGCCCAGATCCCGGGTGCCTCGCCGCGTCTGCACGTCGCGACCGTTGTGCTGATGGCCAACGGCGCTGCCCAGTTCAAGGGCGGAGCCGTCGGCGATGTGAAGTACGGCGGTTCGGGTTCTCGAGCATGGAGTCCACCGGTCTGACAAGCGTCAGAGCCGGCACCTCCAGGCCGCGGAACCCACCAAGGGTCCCGCGGCCCTTTTGTTTGTCACAACAGTTTTGGCGACTACCAACCGGTAGTCGTCGAGGACGACAAGAGATCAGCAACAAAACAGTCACTGGGAGGTGACCGGAATGAGCGTGAGCTTCCTCGATGTCTTCACCGAGGTCGCAACGTCGCAGGACCTGCCCTGTCGGTCCTACGCGCCAGAACTCTTCTTCGCCGAATCGCCGGCGGACGTCGAGTACGCGAAGTCGCTCTGCACGACCTGCCCGCTGCAGGCCGAGTGCCTTGCCGGAGCGCTCGAGCGTTCCGAGCCGTGGGGTGTGTGGGGTGGCGAGCTGTTCGTCCAGGGTGTGGTGGTTCCGCGCAAGCGGCCCCGTGGGCGTCCCCGCAAGAGCGACACCGTAACCGCAGCCTGACGACGACAACCCCTACGAAAACGAGTCCGAACGATGACAACCCAGACTTACACCAGGAGCACCGAAATGCATTTACTTCATGAAGATCTCGCCCGTGCTCATTGTCGTTCTTCACTGAAGGACGCAGAGCAGAACCGGCGCTTCCGCCTCGCTCAGCAGATCGAGCGCGCGCAGAAGCAGGCCGAGCGGGCCGGCCGGCGAGCTGAGAGGGCCAGCGCACGCGCGCGCCTCGCACTCGCCCGCCTCGTCTGATCCACCAGAAACACAGCCTGACCAGCTGAAACACCGAGGGGCGGCACCCAAAGGGGGTGCCGCCCCTTCAGCTGTGCACCTGCAGTTGCAGCAGTCCGATCAGCGTGATCCCGCTGACGATCTCGTGCCGCGCGATCAGCCGTTGTACGTCGGCGATCGGCACCCACTCGATCCGGTCGGACTCGTTCCGCTCGGTCGGCTCACCGACGTACGTCGCACTCGTCGCCCGGAACACGAAGTGCCGCGAGTCCATGATCCCGGCAGCCGGCTCCGACCGGATGAGCTCGGTCAGCCCGTCCGCCCGCCACCCGGTCTCCTCCAGCAGTTCCCGGCCGGCCGCGGTCTCCGGGTCCTCCCCGTCCTCGATGATCCCCATCGGAATCTCCCACGCCCACGTGTCGGTCAGAAACCGGTGCCGCCACATCAGCAGCACCTGCTCGTCCCGCGTGACGACCGCCGCGGCGATGTCCTTCAGCCGCACTGCGTGGTAGTCGTACCGCTCCCCATCAGGTTGTTCGACGTCCAACCGCCGCACGCTCATCCACCGGTTACCCCAGACCTCACCCTCGCCGTGAACTGTCCATCGCACCCGGTGCACATTAGGGCATGCCGGTGCATTTGATGCCATTTCTTGATCTGAGCGGGGCGCCGAGAGAGCCTCGGAGCTACCGGAAGACGGCGAAGGTGAAGGCATGGCTTCTGACTGAGGACGCACCTCTGAGCACGGTGCTGGCCGATGGCACGCGTGAGACCGATCGGGTCGCGCCGGCGGGACACTGGGTGGTGGAGAACCCCGGGGGCGAGCGGTACGCCGTCGAGCCGGAGAAGTTCGAGGCCGGTTACGAGGCGTCCGGAGAGCCAGGAGTGTTCTCACCGAAGGGCCGCATCCGAGCTGTCGAGAACCCGACTGGCAGGCCGGTCCGGATCAACGCTCCGTGGGGCGAGCCGCAGTACGGCGCCGTGGACTGCGCGTTCGCCTGCACCGTCGGGCCCGACGGTTCGCTGGATCTCGCCAACCCGTACATCATCGGGCGCGCCGAACTACAGCAGACGTACTCCGAGGAAACCGCGCCGACCGCGGGAGAGCTGCCACCGACGAGGCTCGCTGCCGGGCAAGCGGAAGCCCTACCCTGAAGCCATGGCACGTGCTACCTGTGCGCTGTGTGGTCAGCAGGCGGAGTCAGAGGACGCGCTGTTGACCTGGATGACTTCGATCGAGGACGGCCACAAGCTGCTGTACTGCGATCGCTGTGCCCGCGAGAACGTCCGCAGCATCGAAGGCAAGCTCGACTCCGTCTACTGGTGAGTCAGTACTGATCGGGGAGTACGTGTGGAACACGTCCTCCCCGATCGGCTGGAACGTGCTGATCCCCGGCATCTCCTCGCCGTTCATGTCCACGATCCGCGGCCCGTTCGACCACGCGTACCGCCAGCTCCCGCTGAGTCCGGAAGCGCAGCAGCACCGGCGCACCCGGACGTCGTCAGCGCAGTCTCCGCTCCTGGGCAGAACATCCATTCGAAGGTATGTCGATGCCGAGCCGCTCCGATCGACGCAGTGAGTGAAGACACTCCTGTGAAAGGACCGGATCATGACCCCCACGCTCGTTCCGAACACCGTGGCGACCGGCAGGCGGCAGTGGATCGCGCTGAGCGTGCTGTGCCTCGCGACCCTGCTCGTCTCGCTGGACCTGTTCGTGATGCTGCTGGCGATCCCCGCGGTCACCGAGGCGCTCGGCGCCACCGGCAGCCAGCAACTGTGGATCCTCGACGTGTACGGGTTCATGGTGGCCGGCCTGATGATCACGATGGGCACCCTCGGCGACCGGCTCGGCCGGCGCCGGCTGCTGCTGATCGCCGCGGCCGTGTTCGGGGTCGCCTCGGTCGTCGCGGCGTACTCCGTGAATCCGGGCA
This genomic interval carries:
- the deoD gene encoding purine-nucleoside phosphorylase, translating into MSIHIAAEKGQIAPRVLFPGDPLRAKWIAETYLSDVICYTEIRSMFGFTGTYKGERISVQGSGMGQPSASIYANELFESYDVQTLIRVGTCGALTEAVRVRDVIVAMSASTDSQMNRLRFHGIDYAPTADYKLLRAAVDAAEAAGLNVHVGQVFSGDLFYNDRADLVSRTAEYGVLGIEMEASALYTLAAKFGRRALGIMTVSDHLITHEVTSAEERQTTFSEMITIALDAAIEVPV
- a CDS encoding PQQ-binding-like beta-propeller repeat protein, with product MFSRRQFRHALITFAAALGLLAMGGLRATAAPPGDLPDPFPSENWPLGPATKPFGPSTDVIKDLGSPVSSLTIMEGAVGHTPDGRDVVYAVPAGENAQLNVVDLHSRQLLRTVPLPGAAGGWAIVVVPNGDVYLGTYANAHLYRYSPATGEVTDLGQPIPGQSQIYGLTSDPAGNVYAGTYPNAHAFKYDPATGEVTDYGSLDPVQQYARSTVYDPDHNKLFVGVSTPNARLLRIDVATKAVEDITPPGTTAKDFIDLDYAGGKVFANASSRLVVVDAVTGEQVKYTDATTGQQVMDYPIAARGVSAAGPGGVYFTDNKLALTHYDLDTNTVGPVTPARTLTRGASIGYGWVTENGVPVLYGLAGNYSGGTFRYNPADGTLAQWSSPFQYVPSPLMHELADPSTGKVFVNVYLNGSTAIYDPATGKSTVTTRQGQVEGWAWDGHGKMYVGIYPYGRLSLWDPTQPDSPTNPKELFSLVDSDHQNRPVAVVPDGDHVYVGTTPAYGEYGGALTVYDVPTGSHTVYRNLVTDQTIASIVPDGNDVWLGSSIEGGQGTDPKATEAHLVKVDPATGQVLTDVVPVPGAASINELITGPDGNVWGLADGIVFAVDPATGAVQRQLPVFSGATGSQDGALSWRDGYLYGVTGGRLFVLDILSGHATILRDHGLNRLTQTPNGTYYTLLRPDGYINPTNLASYTPPADPCPQSDVRPTVWTGNIDSHVQNRFLTYGCTLTDVLPSATASWPNHGAYVLAVDRKVRQLEADGSIQRWEGVLILVAAARSDVGK
- the nudC gene encoding NAD(+) diphosphatase — encoded protein: MAYSIAPGSLTLSRSVLDRAADRRRDADWLEKAWAATDTQVVAVAGDRVQVTDDRTALRFVRPSEAPDGLRVFLGIDRVSGAGMTADGRAVFAVLVEGEADESYAGLREIGGVLDDREAGAAVHVIGLANWHAVNTHCANCGEHTEIIDAGHVRQCPACGMSHFPRSDPAIIVLVTDDQDRALLGRNEKWPEGQYSTLAGFVEPGESLEGAVRREVLEESGVIVGPEVEYAGSQPWPLPASLMLGFYAKASSFDIEVDGDEISDARWFTREDLRALIEAGTMRLPGAISISRRLIEGWYGESLG
- a CDS encoding WhiB family transcriptional regulator → MSVSFLDVFTEVATSQDLPCRSYAPELFFAESPADVEYAKSLCTTCPLQAECLAGALERSEPWGVWGGELFVQGVVVPRKRPRGRPRKSDTVTAA
- a CDS encoding ATP-dependent DNA helicase UvrD2, which encodes MSQPVSEFTRSASAEDLLEALDPEQRAVATALHGSVVVMAGAGTGKTRAITHRIAYGVRTGTFDPVRVLAVTFTQRAAGEMRGRLAQLGVQGVQARTFHSAALRQARFFWPKVYGGELPPIVDRKFPLLTEAASRCRIRVDTPALRDLAGEVEWAKVSNVRPDDYAKVAPRSGRTLAAFDPATIARVFAAYEDVKMERGRIDLEDVLLCAVALLAEDERVAAEIRRQYRTFVVDEYQDVSPLQQSLLDLWLGGREDVCVVGDPAQTIYSWAGAEPENLVRFASRHPSATLIKLVRDYRSTPQIVEVANKILDAAGPTGLPGRVTLRSQKEAGPVPVYREYSDEVAEADAVARAVVRLQDEGVALRDIAVLFRTNAQSENFEQALAERKIPTVLKGAERFFERAEIRQAAVLLRGQVKAGDASDELLSTVTGVLAGAGWTAEPPTGTGAVRDRWESLSALVTMTSDFAAANPEARLPELMAELDRRATIQHAPLAEGVTLATLHAAKGLEWECVFIVGAHEGTLPISYAQTPSQVEEERRLFYVGVTRAKQQLFVSWSTSRSPGGRGTRGPTRFLDPIGVRTARSEWTPSTSVGWERPARSVRSDRPIPKCRVCGKGLLEPGARKLGRCEDCPSTIDQKLYDALIEWRTGQAESEKMPAFVILTDATLTAIAETRPADAQALRQIPGIGHTKITKYGEHIINLCTR
- a CDS encoding PGDYG domain-containing protein, with product MKAWLLTEDAPLSTVLADGTRETDRVAPAGHWVVENPGGERYAVEPEKFEAGYEASGEPGVFSPKGRIRAVENPTGRPVRINAPWGEPQYGAVDCAFACTVGPDGSLDLANPYIIGRAELQQTYSEETAPTAGELPPTRLAAGQAEALP
- a CDS encoding mycoredoxin, which produces MAAFTMYSTPWCGYCLRLKGQLKRAGIEFTEVDIEQVPEAAKIVEQVNNGNQTVPTVVFPDGTAMTNPSLAQVAEKLAA
- a CDS encoding NUDIX domain-containing protein, which translates into the protein MRWTVHGEGEVWGNRWMSVRRLDVEQPDGERYDYHAVRLKDIAAAVVTRDEQVLLMWRHRFLTDTWAWEIPMGIIEDGEDPETAAGRELLEETGWRADGLTELIRSEPAAGIMDSRHFVFRATSATYVGEPTERNESDRIEWVPIADVQRLIARHEIVSGITLIGLLQLQVHS